From Enterococcus mundtii, the proteins below share one genomic window:
- a CDS encoding acylphosphatase — protein sequence MKKVKMNVQGRVQGVGFRYMTKIVADQLGVTGTVKNEEDGSVTIEAAGEEETIDQFIKEVKQSPSPSGRVQYVDLQEHPMMEERKKFDVIG from the coding sequence ATGAAAAAAGTTAAAATGAATGTTCAAGGGCGTGTCCAAGGTGTAGGTTTTCGTTATATGACAAAAATAGTAGCTGATCAATTAGGCGTGACAGGAACAGTTAAAAACGAAGAAGATGGTTCGGTGACGATCGAAGCCGCTGGTGAGGAGGAAACCATCGATCAGTTCATCAAAGAAGTCAAGCAATCACCTAGTCCCAGTGGTCGTGTCCAATATGTCGACTTACAAGAACATCCGATGATGGAAGAACGAAAGAAATTTGATGTAATTGGCTAA
- a CDS encoding voltage-gated chloride channel family protein: MDQRLLSPFRVGTYMLKWLVITACLGVLMGGLSAFFLNSLTVVTDLREAHTWLLYLLPVSGALFAFLYQRYGGNASRGNNLVIDQGNGGEEKIPLRLIPLTLFGTITTHLFGGSVGREGTAVQMGGALAENLARGLKLSSIEREVLIISGISAGFSSVFGTPLAGTLFGLEVLAIGKMRTEAIFPSFFAALFANFVTEIIGVTHIHYKMGEIPGWSPALFGKLMVAGIAFGVIGWVFSRSIVFLKKWYLKWFKHPITRNFIGGGIVVVVALILQTQRYLGLSLPLLQDAFAGKAHAYDFIGKLGFTVLSLGAGYQGGEVTPLFEIGATLGATLAPILHVSIPFLAALGFIGVFSGATNTPIACFVMGIELFGGEAASFFFMICLISFMCSGNNGIYSAQKVMIKKGILFLPMKKDQRE; encoded by the coding sequence ATGGATCAACGTTTACTTAGTCCATTCAGAGTAGGAACATATATGTTGAAATGGTTAGTGATCACTGCTTGTTTAGGCGTACTAATGGGAGGACTTTCCGCTTTTTTTCTAAATAGCTTAACCGTGGTGACGGATTTACGAGAAGCACATACTTGGTTATTGTATCTATTACCCGTTAGTGGGGCATTATTTGCATTTCTTTATCAACGATACGGTGGAAATGCCAGTCGTGGGAATAATCTGGTCATTGATCAAGGGAATGGTGGGGAAGAAAAAATCCCGCTCCGATTGATTCCTTTAACGCTTTTCGGTACGATCACGACGCATCTCTTTGGCGGTTCTGTCGGCCGAGAAGGAACAGCAGTCCAAATGGGTGGCGCTTTAGCTGAAAATCTAGCAAGAGGATTAAAATTGAGTTCTATCGAACGAGAGGTGCTGATCATTAGTGGGATCAGTGCGGGATTTAGTTCAGTGTTTGGGACACCTTTAGCAGGCACATTGTTTGGACTTGAAGTACTAGCGATCGGAAAGATGCGAACAGAAGCAATCTTTCCCAGTTTTTTTGCTGCTTTATTTGCTAATTTTGTGACGGAAATTATTGGTGTCACGCATATCCATTATAAGATGGGGGAAATTCCAGGGTGGAGTCCTGCTCTATTTGGCAAATTGATGGTGGCGGGTATCGCATTTGGCGTGATTGGTTGGGTCTTTAGTCGTTCGATCGTCTTTTTGAAAAAGTGGTATCTGAAATGGTTCAAACATCCAATCACTAGAAATTTTATTGGTGGAGGAATTGTCGTAGTTGTTGCACTGATTTTACAAACACAACGCTACTTAGGACTTAGTTTACCTTTATTGCAAGATGCATTTGCCGGAAAAGCACATGCCTATGATTTTATCGGAAAATTGGGATTTACTGTCCTTTCATTAGGCGCTGGCTATCAAGGTGGGGAAGTAACCCCTTTGTTTGAGATTGGCGCAACTCTAGGGGCAACTTTAGCGCCCATCTTGCATGTTTCGATTCCTTTTCTAGCTGCATTAGGATTTATTGGTGTGTTTTCTGGAGCGACGAATACACCAATTGCTTGTTTTGTTATGGGGATCGAATTATTTGGAGGAGAAGCAGCTAGTTTCTTTTTTATGATTTGTTTGATCAGTTTCATGTGTTCAGGAAATAACGGAATCTACTCCGCACAAAAAGTAATGATCAAAAAAGGGATTTTATTTTTACCAATGAAAAAAGATCAGAGAGAATAG
- a CDS encoding serine hydrolase has translation MGTKKKHFALLLATLLLTLGSFLPTLSVQADEAFSVNSQAAFAVDATSGKILYDQDGEKTMGIASISKIIGLYIVLDQVKEGKLSWDDEVAISDYAETLSIAPNLSNVPLHKENTYTVKELFDSAFIQSANASMVALAEKISGSETAFLTVMNDQLKEWGIENATIVNVSGLNNVYLGANRPEGTGEADENQMSAKDVAIIARHLLLDFPEVLEVTSTATKMFGENTQSPVEMVNWNWMLPGFINFKEGVDGLKTGTTDFAGACFVGTIERDGKRIITVILNAEGHEQNPSVRFTETARLMDYCYDNWSVKEIGKANASIPSLKSIDVKNGKETSVNVVLKSPVSVWVRNDMDTGQLTITPKINETKVKDNELEAPIVRGTKVGTATITLADDQLGYLEDGASPSTDIITASSVEKANIFVIGWRNVTNFFSNLF, from the coding sequence ATGGGCACTAAGAAAAAACATTTCGCTTTACTGTTGGCAACGCTTCTTTTGACGTTAGGATCATTCTTGCCAACTTTATCCGTACAGGCCGATGAAGCATTTTCTGTGAATTCCCAAGCAGCCTTTGCTGTGGATGCAACAAGCGGAAAAATTTTATACGACCAAGACGGAGAAAAAACAATGGGGATCGCGTCAATCTCAAAAATCATCGGGTTGTACATCGTACTTGACCAAGTCAAAGAAGGAAAATTATCTTGGGATGATGAAGTGGCAATCTCCGATTATGCTGAAACATTAAGCATCGCACCTAATTTATCGAATGTTCCCTTACATAAGGAGAATACCTATACTGTAAAAGAACTTTTTGACTCTGCCTTTATCCAATCAGCCAACGCATCAATGGTCGCTTTAGCTGAAAAGATCTCTGGTAGTGAAACAGCATTTCTGACTGTCATGAATGACCAGTTAAAAGAATGGGGCATTGAAAATGCAACGATCGTCAATGTTTCTGGGTTGAACAATGTTTACCTTGGCGCAAATCGTCCAGAAGGGACTGGCGAGGCAGATGAAAATCAAATGTCCGCAAAAGACGTAGCAATCATCGCACGTCACCTGTTACTCGATTTCCCTGAGGTACTAGAAGTGACGAGCACTGCAACAAAAATGTTTGGTGAAAACACACAATCCCCGGTGGAAATGGTCAATTGGAATTGGATGCTTCCAGGTTTTATCAACTTCAAAGAAGGCGTTGATGGACTAAAAACTGGAACAACTGATTTTGCTGGTGCTTGTTTTGTCGGTACCATCGAACGAGACGGCAAACGCATCATTACAGTCATATTGAATGCTGAAGGTCATGAGCAAAACCCAAGCGTTCGCTTCACCGAGACGGCTCGCTTGATGGATTATTGCTATGATAACTGGTCAGTCAAAGAAATCGGTAAAGCAAACGCAAGCATTCCTTCACTCAAATCGATCGATGTGAAAAACGGAAAAGAAACTTCTGTCAATGTCGTATTAAAAAGCCCAGTCAGTGTCTGGGTCAGAAATGATATGGATACGGGTCAATTGACGATCACACCTAAGATCAATGAAACAAAGGTAAAGGATAATGAACTTGAAGCACCGATCGTTAGAGGCACAAAGGTTGGCACAGCCACCATCACTTTAGCTGATGATCAATTGGGTTACTTAGAAGATGGTGCCTCTCCAAGCACAGACATCATCACTGCTAGTTCGGTGGAAAAAGCGAACATCTTTGTGATTGGCTGGCGCAATGTCACTAATTTTTTCAGTAATCTATTCTAA
- a CDS encoding cold-shock protein — protein METGTVKWFNSEKGFGFITAENGNDVFVHFSAIQGDGFKTLEEGQTVNFDVEEGQRGPQATNVVKA, from the coding sequence ATGGAAACAGGTACAGTGAAATGGTTTAACTCAGAAAAAGGTTTCGGTTTCATTACAGCAGAAAACGGCAACGATGTATTCGTTCATTTCTCAGCTATCCAAGGTGATGGATTCAAAACTTTAGAAGAAGGCCAAACAGTAAACTTCGATGTTGAAGAAGGTCAACGTGGCCCTCAAGCAACTAACGTTGTTAAAGCTTAA
- a CDS encoding YdcF family protein, with product MNLTRDLIFSILYIIGMVGIITWRRKQKDPALFFYCGTWTFALMLTYFIVLEIFYASFYFLIPLAFFSIFAFFYFTEKRRLLNGLIFNLFLISFGAYLLLLLFETQNIFIGGIFALIAVPALLILLFGIYILVVFLIWNGIIVLKRESRSLANLLTLLLGIALTLYIVATVFLINYLPAWINVLLSGIAVILIYLFIVFYNFMTVSFLYQFNRPRYNQNYIIVLGAGLINGERVSPLLAKRIDKAIAFYWAQSHATLNPPILLMSGGQGADEKLPEAIAMKNYALEKGIPERDILVETNSTTTLENMRFSKELMDRESGGGAYRAIFSSNNYHIFRAGLFAKQAQLKANGIGAKTAFYYLPNAFLREYIAILMLHKKRHMIVCGTIFGLTGLLALITLIA from the coding sequence ATGAATTTAACAAGAGATTTGATTTTTTCGATTCTCTATATCATTGGGATGGTTGGGATCATCACCTGGCGCAGGAAACAAAAAGATCCAGCGTTATTCTTTTATTGTGGTACTTGGACATTCGCATTGATGCTTACGTATTTCATTGTATTAGAGATCTTTTATGCGAGTTTTTATTTCTTGATCCCTCTCGCTTTTTTCAGTATCTTTGCTTTTTTTTACTTTACCGAAAAAAGGCGACTACTGAATGGTTTGATCTTCAATTTATTTTTGATTAGTTTCGGCGCTTATTTATTACTCTTGCTTTTTGAGACGCAGAATATCTTTATTGGTGGGATTTTTGCTTTGATTGCAGTACCTGCTCTATTGATTTTACTATTTGGTATATATATTTTGGTCGTCTTTCTCATTTGGAATGGCATCATCGTCTTAAAAAGAGAATCACGTTCACTGGCTAATCTTTTGACTTTACTACTAGGGATTGCATTAACACTATATATAGTTGCCACAGTATTTTTAATCAATTACTTGCCAGCGTGGATCAATGTTCTTCTTTCTGGTATAGCAGTCATCTTGATTTATCTGTTTATTGTCTTCTATAATTTTATGACTGTCTCTTTCTTATATCAGTTCAACCGACCACGTTATAACCAGAATTATATTATTGTATTAGGCGCAGGCCTGATCAACGGGGAACGTGTTTCTCCCCTGCTAGCTAAACGGATCGACAAAGCGATTGCCTTTTATTGGGCCCAAAGTCATGCTACGCTCAATCCACCGATTCTTTTGATGTCTGGTGGTCAAGGTGCAGACGAAAAGTTACCAGAAGCAATTGCCATGAAAAACTATGCCTTGGAAAAAGGGATTCCGGAGCGAGACATTTTAGTTGAAACAAATTCAACAACCACTTTAGAAAATATGCGTTTCTCTAAAGAATTGATGGATCGTGAATCTGGCGGTGGCGCTTATCGTGCGATTTTCAGTTCAAATAATTACCACATTTTCCGTGCAGGACTCTTTGCGAAGCAAGCACAGTTAAAAGCCAATGGTATTGGTGCAAAAACAGCCTTTTATTATTTGCCGAATGCTTTTCTTAGAGAATATATCGCGATCTTGATGTTGCACAAAAAACGTCACATGATCGTATGTGGTACTATCTTTGGACTGACTGGATTGCTAGCTTTGATCACACTTATCGCCTAA
- a CDS encoding TrmH family RNA methyltransferase, which translates to MKKIQSAKNPRIKEIKKLHKKKHREEGQEYLLEGFHLIEEAVNAKVIPKEIFLTERGWSEWGTWVEQHTLDCFLVTDEVMAVISDLPTPQGIVAVMPLEVSQVSIDTGGWLLLDNVQDPGNVGTMIRTADAFGLAGVILGKGSADIYSTKVLRSMQGSNYHLPVISQELDALIPELKEKGFAIYGTELNEEAVSLPTVVPTKNYVIIMGNEGQGVRSELLALTDKNIYIPMNGHAESLNVGVATGILLYHLSS; encoded by the coding sequence GTGAAAAAAATTCAATCAGCAAAAAATCCTAGAATCAAAGAAATAAAAAAATTACATAAAAAGAAGCACCGCGAAGAAGGACAGGAGTACCTGCTTGAAGGGTTTCACTTGATCGAAGAAGCTGTGAATGCCAAAGTCATACCTAAAGAGATCTTTCTGACTGAAAGAGGCTGGTCAGAATGGGGGACATGGGTCGAACAACACACATTGGATTGCTTTTTAGTCACGGATGAGGTGATGGCGGTGATCTCTGATCTACCAACACCACAAGGAATCGTGGCAGTGATGCCGTTAGAAGTTAGCCAGGTGTCAATAGATACAGGAGGCTGGTTGCTTTTAGACAATGTCCAAGATCCTGGAAATGTCGGAACGATGATCCGAACAGCAGATGCGTTTGGTTTAGCAGGTGTGATCTTAGGGAAAGGTTCAGCTGATATTTATAGCACCAAAGTTTTAAGAAGTATGCAGGGAAGCAATTACCATTTACCAGTTATCTCACAAGAGTTAGACGCGCTCATTCCTGAATTGAAAGAAAAAGGATTTGCGATATACGGAACAGAACTCAATGAAGAAGCTGTTTCTCTTCCAACCGTCGTACCAACAAAAAATTATGTGATCATTATGGGAAATGAAGGGCAAGGTGTGCGATCAGAACTATTGGCGCTAACTGATAAAAACATCTATATCCCAATGAATGGTCATGCTGAATCATTGAATGTCGGTGTAGCTACGGGCATATTGTTGTATCATCTTTCTTCTTGA
- a CDS encoding FusB/FusC family EF-G-binding protein: METTIKTYQYFFIKREIEQLLNVYHSVNDKKTVATVQALATERINEVVENDPNVIALLEPFVKQIMDTNLKKEKAIELLERLKEHVAPFKQPSKIQVEKIFRKVKKLKHPDWQTLDLKEHTYVGWNDPGTQKKYLLYYADERLQGVHGTLSPTIIKGVCAICHKTSSVSMFLSTTKSGSDGTYTKKGNYICHDSDQCNQQLVKLAPFYEFTDIVKKEK, encoded by the coding sequence ATGGAAACAACAATCAAAACGTATCAATATTTCTTTATCAAACGAGAAATCGAGCAACTGTTAAATGTCTATCATTCAGTGAATGATAAAAAAACTGTCGCAACTGTTCAAGCATTAGCCACAGAACGAATCAACGAGGTAGTAGAAAATGATCCTAATGTAATCGCCTTACTTGAACCATTTGTGAAGCAAATCATGGACACAAACTTGAAAAAAGAAAAAGCGATAGAATTGCTCGAACGTTTAAAAGAACATGTTGCGCCATTCAAGCAACCATCAAAAATCCAAGTGGAAAAAATATTCCGAAAAGTGAAAAAGCTGAAACACCCAGATTGGCAAACATTGGATCTTAAAGAGCATACTTATGTGGGCTGGAATGATCCAGGAACACAGAAGAAATATCTGCTTTATTATGCAGATGAGCGGCTACAAGGTGTCCATGGCACACTTTCTCCGACGATCATCAAAGGAGTGTGCGCGATTTGCCATAAGACTTCGAGTGTTTCGATGTTTCTTTCTACGACAAAATCAGGATCAGATGGCACGTATACTAAAAAAGGAAATTACATTTGTCATGATAGTGATCAGTGCAATCAGCAACTAGTAAAGCTGGCACCATTCTATGAATTTACAGACATCGTGAAGAAAGAAAAATAG
- the glyS gene encoding glycine--tRNA ligase subunit beta, protein MAKDLLLEIGLEEMPAHVVTPSMKQLEEKTAAFLTDNQLTYDAIETFSTPRRLAIKVTNVPERQADSEEEVKGPAKKIALDAEGNWSKAAQGFVRGQGLTTDDITFREIKGVEYVYVTKYTQGKPAIEVLTGLIDVIKSMTFPVTMHWSSFDFEYIRPIHWIVALFGEEVIPFEFLDVKTGRASRGHRFLGEDVTFAHPAEYEEKLSEQFVVASPQKRRAMIMEQATQLSTKNDWHIDFDEDLLEEVNNLVEYPTVFAGDFEEKYLSVPEEVLVTSMKEHQRYFDVRNAEGQLLPHFIAVRNGDRVKLDNVIRGNQKVLTARLEDAEFFYNEDKKFPIEHYVNKLKSVTFHEKIGSIYEKMQRVQVIASVIGKSVGLSGEELAALQRAGEIYKFDLVTNMVGEFPELQGIMGEKYALLHGEDPAVATAIREHYLPIASEGELPETTIGAVLAIADKLDSIFSFFTVGMVPSGSNDPYALRRQAYGIVRIIEAKQWAFPLAQLQQEVNAAINENQERFGLAFVQGSDVIDFIKGRLRQRLMTKAIRHDVIDAVLNAKESNLTTVFAAARLLKERLQDENFKPSMEALTRVMNLAKKAEETTNEIDPSLFENEAEQALYEAVEKVKAQFAERTLKENYEQLVSLRPVIDQYFDQTMVMVEDEAVRNNRLAQLQQIADMALSIASLDQIITK, encoded by the coding sequence ATGGCAAAGGACTTATTATTAGAAATTGGCTTGGAAGAAATGCCAGCGCATGTTGTGACACCAAGCATGAAGCAATTAGAAGAAAAAACAGCAGCGTTTTTAACGGACAATCAATTGACTTACGATGCAATCGAGACATTCTCTACTCCGAGACGTTTGGCGATCAAAGTAACAAATGTGCCGGAACGTCAGGCTGACAGTGAAGAAGAAGTGAAAGGTCCAGCGAAAAAAATCGCATTAGATGCTGAAGGCAACTGGTCTAAAGCAGCTCAGGGATTTGTTCGTGGGCAAGGATTGACGACAGACGATATCACCTTCCGAGAAATCAAAGGTGTGGAATATGTTTATGTGACGAAATATACTCAAGGCAAACCGGCGATCGAAGTCTTGACAGGATTGATCGATGTGATTAAAAGCATGACATTCCCTGTGACAATGCACTGGTCTTCCTTTGACTTTGAATACATTCGCCCGATTCATTGGATCGTGGCACTATTTGGGGAAGAAGTGATCCCGTTTGAATTTTTAGACGTGAAAACTGGACGTGCTTCTCGTGGGCATCGTTTCTTAGGTGAAGATGTGACATTTGCTCATCCAGCGGAATATGAAGAAAAGCTATCTGAGCAATTTGTAGTTGCTTCACCACAAAAAAGAAGAGCAATGATCATGGAACAAGCGACTCAATTATCAACAAAAAATGATTGGCACATCGATTTTGATGAAGATCTACTTGAAGAAGTCAATAATCTAGTCGAGTATCCAACTGTTTTTGCTGGTGATTTTGAAGAAAAATATCTGTCTGTACCGGAAGAAGTACTCGTGACTTCCATGAAGGAACACCAACGTTATTTTGATGTGCGAAATGCCGAAGGACAACTCTTACCACATTTCATCGCTGTACGAAATGGCGATCGTGTGAAGCTAGATAACGTTATTCGTGGGAACCAAAAAGTACTGACTGCGCGTTTAGAAGATGCGGAATTCTTTTACAATGAAGACAAAAAATTCCCCATCGAACATTATGTCAATAAGTTGAAATCAGTGACTTTCCATGAAAAGATCGGTAGCATATATGAAAAAATGCAACGTGTGCAAGTGATTGCATCTGTTATCGGTAAATCTGTCGGTTTATCAGGGGAAGAACTAGCTGCATTACAACGTGCCGGCGAAATCTATAAGTTTGACCTAGTGACGAACATGGTTGGAGAATTCCCAGAACTTCAAGGAATCATGGGTGAAAAATATGCGTTGTTGCATGGAGAAGATCCAGCAGTTGCGACAGCGATCCGTGAACATTATTTACCGATCGCCAGTGAAGGTGAATTGCCAGAAACAACGATTGGTGCAGTCTTGGCTATTGCCGATAAATTAGACAGTATTTTCTCTTTCTTCACTGTAGGAATGGTGCCAAGTGGTTCAAACGACCCTTACGCATTACGCCGACAAGCATATGGGATCGTTCGGATCATTGAAGCAAAACAATGGGCTTTCCCATTGGCACAATTACAACAAGAAGTGAATGCGGCAATCAATGAAAATCAAGAGCGTTTCGGGTTAGCTTTCGTTCAAGGAAGTGATGTGATCGACTTTATCAAAGGTCGTTTACGCCAACGATTGATGACAAAAGCCATTCGCCACGATGTGATCGATGCTGTCTTGAATGCGAAGGAAAGTAATTTGACAACCGTTTTTGCAGCTGCACGTCTATTGAAAGAACGTTTGCAAGATGAAAACTTCAAACCATCGATGGAAGCTTTGACGCGTGTGATGAACCTAGCGAAAAAAGCCGAAGAAACAACGAATGAAATTGATCCAAGCTTATTTGAAAATGAAGCAGAGCAAGCATTGTACGAAGCAGTTGAGAAAGTGAAAGCTCAGTTTGCGGAACGTACACTTAAAGAGAACTATGAGCAATTAGTCAGCTTAAGACCAGTTATCGATCAGTATTTTGATCAAACGATGGTCATGGTCGAAGATGAAGCTGTCCGTAACAACCGTTTAGCACAGTTGCAACAAATTGCTGACATGGCATTAAGTATTGCTAGTCTGGATCAAATCATTACAAAATAA
- a CDS encoding IS1182 family transposase, with the protein MLSKQDMSKRAQMGFFALEDLVPQDHLLRQMDQFIDFSFIYDLVKDKYDETQGRPSLDPVLLIKLPMIQYFFGIKSMRQTIKEIEVNNAYRWFLGLGLEDAVPHFSTFGKNYTRRFKGTTTFEQIFYEILAQCMMEGIVDTSEVFIDGTHIKAHANRNKKESVEVMDQAFFYTEKLTKEIEKDREKRLKKPLKETNAETKIAMKKTSTTDPESGWFHKGEHKEVFAYSAQVACDKNGWILGYTTHPGNLHDSRTFITLFRKLKGAFTLDKLIMDAGYKTPAIAQLLLEEKLTPVFPYKRPMTKAGYFKKNDYAYDEYYDCYICPNDKILTYSTTNRKGYLEYKSNPEECKNCPVLSTCTNSKNHTKVITRHIWAKAIERCEEIRHQRNFKDLYRKRKETIERIFGTAKEFHGLRYTNQIGIEKMHMKIGLTFACLNMKKLVKIKKGRARKECFSLEKQSYFSLIIENIHIKKTNLIFT; encoded by the coding sequence ATGCTCTCAAAACAAGATATGAGTAAGCGTGCACAGATGGGCTTTTTTGCTCTTGAAGACTTAGTTCCCCAAGACCATTTATTACGACAAATGGATCAATTTATTGATTTTTCTTTTATTTACGATTTGGTAAAAGATAAATATGATGAAACCCAAGGACGGCCAAGCTTAGATCCCGTTCTTCTAATTAAATTACCGATGATTCAATATTTTTTTGGTATTAAAAGCATGAGACAAACCATCAAAGAAATTGAAGTGAACAACGCTTATCGATGGTTTTTGGGGTTAGGTTTAGAAGATGCAGTTCCTCATTTTTCTACATTTGGTAAAAACTATACGAGACGGTTCAAAGGAACCACTACATTTGAACAAATCTTTTATGAGATTTTAGCACAATGTATGATGGAAGGAATCGTTGATACCTCTGAAGTTTTTATTGATGGGACGCATATTAAAGCACATGCGAATCGAAACAAGAAAGAATCCGTCGAAGTGATGGATCAAGCCTTCTTTTATACGGAAAAATTGACAAAAGAAATTGAAAAAGATCGAGAAAAACGCCTAAAAAAGCCCTTAAAAGAAACAAACGCAGAAACTAAAATAGCTATGAAAAAAACAAGTACGACTGATCCCGAAAGTGGTTGGTTTCATAAAGGTGAGCATAAAGAAGTTTTTGCTTATAGCGCACAAGTAGCATGTGATAAAAACGGCTGGATACTAGGCTATACGACCCACCCAGGAAACTTACATGATAGTCGTACGTTTATTACTTTATTTAGAAAGCTCAAAGGAGCTTTTACTCTAGATAAATTGATTATGGATGCTGGGTATAAAACGCCAGCAATCGCTCAATTACTTCTCGAAGAGAAGCTGACGCCTGTTTTCCCTTATAAGCGACCCATGACGAAAGCGGGTTATTTCAAGAAGAACGACTATGCCTACGATGAATATTATGATTGTTATATCTGTCCTAATGATAAGATCCTCACTTATTCGACAACGAATCGAAAAGGATATTTAGAATACAAAAGTAATCCAGAAGAATGTAAAAATTGTCCTGTTCTATCTACTTGTACAAATTCAAAAAATCATACAAAAGTAATCACCAGACATATTTGGGCGAAAGCAATCGAACGATGTGAGGAAATACGTCACCAAAGAAATTTTAAAGACCTATACAGAAAAAGAAAAGAAACAATTGAACGAATTTTTGGTACAGCAAAAGAATTTCACGGATTACGTTATACGAATCAAATAGGAATTGAAAAAATGCACATGAAAATTGGGCTTACTTTTGCCTGCCTAAATATGAAAAAATTAGTAAAAATCAAAAAAGGCAGAGCAAGAAAGGAGTGTTTTTCTTTAGAAAAACAAAGCTATTTCTCTTTAATTATTGAAAACATACATATAAAAAAGACAAACCTCATTTTTACATAA
- a CDS encoding HD domain-containing protein: protein MTEKWREDEEYMSYIEDLLETEAVQKLADYIQHVHSTRLEHSISVSYHSYKLAKKWGGDARATARAGLLHDLFYYDWRTTKFDEGTHAYVHPRIAVKNAEKITELSDLERDIILKHMWGATIAPPKYKESYIVTFVDKYCAVKEAAQPVTDTMKQKWQRYFGKEQSI from the coding sequence ATGACAGAAAAATGGCGTGAAGACGAAGAATACATGTCTTATATCGAAGATCTATTAGAAACAGAAGCAGTACAAAAATTAGCTGATTATATCCAACATGTACATTCGACAAGATTGGAACACTCGATCAGTGTTTCTTATCATAGTTACAAATTAGCAAAAAAATGGGGGGGAGATGCAAGAGCTACTGCACGTGCAGGACTTTTACATGACCTATTCTATTATGACTGGCGTACAACAAAATTTGATGAAGGCACACATGCGTATGTGCATCCTAGGATCGCTGTGAAAAATGCAGAAAAGATCACTGAACTTTCTGATTTAGAGCGCGACATCATCTTGAAACATATGTGGGGGGCAACGATCGCTCCACCAAAATACAAAGAAAGCTATATTGTAACATTTGTTGACAAGTATTGTGCAGTGAAAGAAGCGGCGCAACCAGTAACAGATACAATGAAACAAAAATGGCAACGATATTTTGGAAAAGAACAGTCGATCTAA
- the yidC gene encoding membrane protein insertase YidC, with amino-acid sequence MNKWKNWLLGSGLVTLLLFLSGCVRMDSEGNPDTSGIVYRVLVHPMGQAITYLVQNFNWSYGWAVILMTVIVRIIILPLGISQSKKTMIQSEKMQALKPQVSAAQEKLKAATTREEQMAAQAEMQQVYRENGLSMTGGIGCLPLLIQMPIFSALYFTARYTEGIRESTFYGIDLGNPSLVLVAIAGIAYLIQGYISTIGIPEEQKKTMRTMLIVSPAMIVFMSISAPAGVTLYWVVGGIFSCLQTFITNVIMKPRLKAQVAEELKQNPPKQVVTPRKDVTPEETTKTTKKINTQATKKNANGRNAGKQQRKK; translated from the coding sequence ATGAATAAATGGAAAAATTGGTTACTAGGTTCTGGTCTTGTAACACTCTTACTTTTCTTATCTGGTTGTGTCAGAATGGACTCTGAAGGAAACCCTGATACATCTGGGATCGTCTATCGCGTATTAGTACATCCTATGGGACAAGCGATTACATATCTTGTGCAGAATTTCAACTGGTCATACGGTTGGGCTGTTATCTTGATGACTGTGATCGTGCGAATCATCATTTTACCTTTAGGAATCAGTCAATCGAAAAAGACAATGATCCAATCTGAAAAAATGCAAGCATTGAAACCTCAAGTCAGTGCCGCCCAAGAAAAACTAAAAGCGGCAACGACTCGTGAAGAACAAATGGCTGCGCAAGCGGAGATGCAACAAGTGTATCGCGAAAATGGGTTAAGTATGACTGGCGGAATCGGTTGTTTACCTTTATTGATCCAAATGCCGATCTTCTCAGCACTGTACTTCACTGCTCGCTATACAGAGGGTATCCGTGAATCGACTTTTTATGGGATCGATTTAGGGAATCCAAGTTTGGTCTTAGTTGCGATTGCCGGGATTGCTTACCTTATCCAAGGGTATATCTCAACGATCGGTATTCCTGAAGAACAGAAAAAAACGATGCGCACCATGTTGATCGTTTCACCTGCGATGATCGTCTTCATGTCGATCAGTGCTCCTGCGGGAGTGACCCTTTACTGGGTAGTCGGTGGTATCTTTAGTTGTCTACAAACATTCATCACCAATGTGATCATGAAGCCACGCTTAAAAGCACAGGTCGCAGAAGAATTGAAACAAAATCCACCGAAACAAGTCGTGACACCTCGCAAAGATGTGACACCTGAAGAAACGACGAAAACAACGAAAAAAATCAATACACAAGCAACCAAGAAAAATGCTAACGGTCGAAATGCCGGTAAACAGCAACGTAAAAAATAA